A genomic segment from uncultured Marinifilum sp. encodes:
- a CDS encoding peroxiredoxin-like family protein — translation MKLQEKLTALKKENLSKLPSEVRLKVLEDLEILEGSGIVKRIPKKGDKLLDFNLTNHLGTNVNLSTLRAKGPVVITFYRGGWCPYCNLELRAYQDILPEIKALGANLVAITPENPDESLTTSERHNLEFEVLTDDKSEYAKQLGITFTISEEIRPIYKAFGIEIEKHNGIGQFEVPLAATFIVDSDNTVLFTFAKADYTFRAEPADILKELTSLKNNLFKKK, via the coding sequence ATGAAATTACAAGAAAAATTAACAGCCTTAAAAAAAGAAAACCTGTCAAAACTTCCAAGTGAAGTAAGACTTAAAGTATTAGAAGATTTAGAAATACTAGAAGGCTCTGGAATTGTAAAAAGAATTCCTAAAAAAGGAGATAAATTATTAGACTTTAATTTAACTAACCATTTGGGTACTAATGTAAATCTATCCACTTTAAGAGCTAAAGGACCAGTTGTAATTACCTTCTATCGTGGTGGATGGTGTCCATATTGCAATCTAGAATTACGTGCTTATCAAGATATTCTTCCTGAAATCAAAGCACTAGGAGCAAATCTTGTAGCAATTACACCTGAAAACCCCGATGAATCCCTAACAACTTCAGAAAGACACAATTTAGAATTTGAAGTACTGACTGATGATAAGTCTGAATATGCGAAACAGTTAGGAATCACATTTACCATAAGTGAGGAAATCAGGCCAATTTATAAAGCGTTTGGTATTGAAATTGAAAAACATAATGGTATCGGTCAATTTGAAGTACCATTAGCTGCAACATTTATTGTTGATAGTGATAATACTGTACTCTTTACTTTTGCCAAAGCAGACTATACTTTTAGAGCAGAACCTGCAGATATCCTAAAAGAATTAACATCATTAAAAAACAATCTATTTAAAAAGAAATAA
- a CDS encoding TetR/AcrR family transcriptional regulator produces the protein MQLLEKEMGINKFSIYSSFGSKDGLFVESMKLYRKRLNTITHKLQNSNNGIIGIKEYFYNFIDFSKENDLSKGCLITNTANEVDKDADPNILAQIVKFSTDVRQLFIKNLEQENIKVASEIQELGDYLIISMVGLSSASRIFNQKQLANYIENIFKQL, from the coding sequence ATGCAATTGCTTGAGAAGGAAATGGGAATAAATAAGTTTTCCATTTATTCAAGTTTTGGCAGTAAGGATGGTTTATTTGTTGAGAGTATGAAATTATATAGAAAACGTTTAAATACAATCACTCATAAATTACAGAACTCAAACAACGGAATTATTGGAATAAAAGAATACTTCTATAATTTTATTGATTTCTCGAAAGAAAATGATTTATCCAAAGGTTGTTTAATTACTAATACTGCAAATGAAGTTGATAAAGATGCAGACCCAAATATACTCGCCCAAATAGTAAAATTCAGTACAGACGTTAGACAGCTATTTATAAAAAATTTAGAACAAGAAAACATCAAAGTAGCATCAGAAATTCAGGAATTAGGAGATTATCTAATCATTTCAATGGTTGGTCTTTCTTCTGCATCAAGGATTTTTAATCAAAAACAACTAGCTAATTATATAGAAAACATTTTCAAACAACTATAA